The following are encoded in a window of Lacinutrix sp. WUR7 genomic DNA:
- a CDS encoding YfcC family protein, with the protein MKKLKFPSAQTILLIIAGFVTILTWFVPAGKYETLGYNKDDNTFTRIGIDKSEIIPASQDHLETLNIKIPLEKFTNGDIYKPINIPNTYQKLESKPQGILEFIKSPVKGIIEAADIIFLVLIIGGLIGIINSTGAFDAGISWLANALKGREFILIILVTTLVAAGGTTFGFAEETIAFFPILIPVFLAAKYDAMVGIACIFLGSSIGTMCSTINPFSTIIASDAAGISWTTGLGGRLFMLAACLTIALIYIIRYGKRVQKDPTKSIIYDQQAQIAALFTHENIKIVAFTTRLRLALIVFALCFIIMIYGVVALEWWFVEMTATFLVGSILIGFIAKIKETEFIDTFVKGAGDLLGVALIIGIARGVTVIMADGLISDTLLHYASSMTQDMNKGIFASAMTAVYAGLSFFIPSSSGMAVLTMPIMSPLADSVGVGREIVVNAYQYGMGLFYFVNPTGLILASLAVVKVGFNKWLKFVMPLFIILIIFTLIVMTVSSYL; encoded by the coding sequence ATGAAAAAACTAAAATTTCCATCGGCGCAAACCATTTTATTAATCATAGCAGGATTCGTAACTATACTAACATGGTTCGTTCCTGCAGGTAAATACGAAACTTTAGGCTACAATAAAGACGATAATACATTCACTAGAATTGGTATCGATAAATCGGAAATCATTCCTGCTTCACAAGACCATTTAGAAACACTAAATATCAAAATTCCATTAGAGAAATTTACTAATGGTGATATTTACAAACCCATAAACATACCAAATACTTACCAAAAACTAGAATCGAAACCACAAGGTATTTTAGAATTTATAAAATCGCCTGTAAAGGGAATTATAGAAGCTGCAGACATCATTTTCCTCGTTTTAATTATTGGAGGGCTAATTGGTATTATTAATAGTACAGGTGCTTTTGATGCTGGTATTTCTTGGCTCGCCAATGCCCTAAAAGGACGCGAATTTATCCTCATTATTTTAGTAACCACATTAGTTGCTGCTGGAGGAACCACCTTTGGCTTTGCCGAAGAAACCATTGCCTTCTTCCCTATTCTAATTCCCGTATTTTTAGCAGCAAAATATGATGCCATGGTAGGTATCGCTTGTATCTTTTTAGGAAGTTCTATTGGTACCATGTGTTCTACTATCAATCCGTTTAGTACCATTATAGCAAGTGATGCGGCAGGAATAAGTTGGACTACAGGACTTGGCGGAAGACTTTTTATGTTAGCTGCCTGCTTAACTATTGCTCTTATATACATTATACGCTATGGTAAACGCGTACAAAAGGATCCTACAAAATCGATTATTTACGACCAACAAGCACAAATAGCGGCATTATTTACACACGAAAATATAAAAATAGTTGCATTTACAACCCGATTACGTCTGGCATTAATTGTATTTGCACTTTGCTTTATCATCATGATTTATGGTGTGGTAGCACTCGAATGGTGGTTTGTAGAAATGACAGCAACCTTCTTAGTAGGGTCGATTCTTATTGGTTTTATTGCCAAAATTAAAGAAACCGAATTTATCGACACCTTTGTAAAAGGCGCAGGAGATTTATTAGGTGTTGCCCTAATTATCGGGATTGCACGTGGTGTTACGGTTATTATGGCCGACGGATTAATTAGTGATACCCTTTTACATTATGCAAGTTCGATGACCCAAGATATGAACAAAGGAATTTTTGCAAGTGCCATGACAGCAGTCTATGCCGGACTTTCCTTTTTCATTCCAAGTAGTTCTGGTATGGCAGTTTTAACCATGCCAATCATGTCGCCATTAGCAGATAGCGTTGGCGTTGGACGAGAAATTGTTGTAAATGCCTATCAATACGGTATGGGCCTTTTCTATTTTGTAAATCCTACAGGTTTAATTTTAGCCTCACTAGCAGTAGTAAAAGTCGGTTTCAACAAATGGTTAAAATTCGTGATGCCTTTATTCATCATCCTAATAATCTTTACTTTAATAGTTATGACCGTTTCTAGTTATTTATAA
- a CDS encoding nucleoside phosphorylase, translating into MAIKESELILNPDGSVYHLNLKPEHVANDIIFVGDQDRVEKITKHFDSIEFTKQKREFKTQTGTFKGKRFTVISTGIGPDNIDIVLNELDALVNIDLQTRKPKTTLTSLNIVRIGTSGSLQKDIPVDSFVMSTHGLDLNGMLHFYQIHAISNPEIEDAFMAFTNWSKEKARPIIINNSKKLEALLDSDKIHKGMTATAGGFYGPQGRVLRLPLADATLNTKMDTFNFKDFRVTNLEMETSVIYGLSKLLGHHALSMNAIIANRATGEFSADPKAVVNKLITYTLNKLVE; encoded by the coding sequence ATGGCGATTAAAGAATCTGAACTAATTTTAAATCCGGATGGAAGCGTTTATCATTTAAACCTGAAACCAGAACATGTTGCTAATGATATCATTTTTGTTGGTGATCAAGATCGTGTGGAGAAAATAACCAAGCATTTTGATAGTATTGAATTCACAAAACAAAAAAGAGAATTTAAAACACAAACGGGAACCTTTAAAGGAAAAAGATTTACTGTAATCTCTACAGGAATTGGTCCAGACAACATAGATATTGTACTTAATGAGTTAGATGCATTAGTAAATATTGACTTGCAAACTAGAAAACCAAAAACAACACTGACTAGTTTAAACATAGTTCGTATTGGTACTTCTGGTTCGCTACAAAAAGATATTCCAGTAGATTCATTTGTAATGAGTACTCATGGATTGGATTTAAATGGGATGTTACATTTCTATCAAATACACGCTATTTCTAATCCAGAAATTGAAGATGCATTTATGGCATTTACAAATTGGAGTAAAGAAAAAGCAAGACCTATTATAATTAATAATAGCAAAAAGTTAGAAGCTTTATTAGATAGCGATAAAATTCATAAAGGAATGACAGCTACTGCTGGAGGATTTTATGGACCACAAGGACGTGTTTTACGTTTACCACTTGCAGACGCTACCCTAAATACAAAAATGGACACTTTTAATTTTAAAGATTTTAGAGTTACAAATCTTGAAATGGAAACCTCTGTTATTTACGGCTTATCAAAACTTTTAGGACACCATGCACTATCTATGAATGCTATTATTGCAAATAGAGCAACTGGTGAATTTAGTGCAGACCCAAAAGCTGTGGTTAACAAGCTAATCACATATACCTTAAATAAGTTAGTAGAATAA
- a CDS encoding thiamine pyrophosphate-dependent enzyme yields METFSKAMINYNKEGLKKETLIDLYKSMLKPRLIEEKMLILLRQGKISKWFSGIGQEAISVGVTKAMLAEEYILPMHRNLGVFTSREIPLYRLFSQWQGKASGFTKGRDRSFHFGTQEYKIVGMISHLGPQLGVADGIALASKLKNKNQVTAVFTGEGGTSEGDFHEALNVASVWQLPVLFCIENNGYGLSTPTSEQYNCKDLADRALGYGMESHIIDGNNILEVYTKVSALAEDIRENPRPVLLEFKTFRMRGHEEASGTKYVPQDLLDTWAKKDPLENYQEFLKNEGILDEALEVKFKEEIVHEINEHLDLAYAEEAIIASESEELNDVYQKIVYQEVTPNNETEELRLVDAISEGLKQSMERHDDLVIMGQDVAEYGGVFKITDGFVAAFGKDRVRNTPICESAIVEAAMGLSIAGIKSVVEMQFADFVTSGFNPVVNYLAKSHYRWNQNADVVLRMPCGAGVAAGPFHSQTNEAWFTKTPGLKVVYPAFPYDAKGLLASAINDPNPVLFFEHKALYRSIRQEVPTDYFTLPLGKASLLREGNEVTIISYGAAVHWVLNTLDKHSNIQADVIDLRSLQPLDTEAIYASVKKTGRAIILQEDSLFGGIASDISALIMENCFEQLDAPVKRVASMETPIPFINQLEDQYLSRDKFEGELLKLLAY; encoded by the coding sequence ATGGAAACGTTTTCTAAAGCTATGATTAACTACAATAAAGAAGGTTTAAAAAAAGAAACCTTAATCGATTTATACAAGAGTATGCTTAAACCTCGATTAATAGAGGAAAAGATGCTTATTTTATTACGACAAGGGAAAATCTCCAAATGGTTTTCTGGTATTGGTCAAGAAGCTATTTCTGTAGGGGTTACAAAAGCCATGTTAGCAGAAGAGTATATTTTACCAATGCACAGGAATCTAGGTGTTTTTACCTCTCGTGAAATCCCATTATACCGACTTTTTAGTCAGTGGCAAGGGAAAGCTAGTGGATTTACTAAAGGGAGAGATAGAAGTTTTCACTTTGGAACGCAAGAATACAAGATTGTTGGTATGATCTCGCATCTTGGACCGCAATTAGGGGTTGCAGATGGTATTGCATTAGCAAGCAAGTTGAAAAATAAAAATCAAGTAACTGCTGTTTTTACTGGTGAAGGCGGAACTAGTGAAGGGGATTTTCATGAAGCTTTAAACGTAGCTTCGGTATGGCAATTACCCGTTTTATTCTGTATAGAAAATAATGGTTACGGATTATCGACGCCAACCAGTGAGCAATATAATTGTAAGGATTTAGCCGATCGCGCTTTGGGTTATGGCATGGAAAGTCATATTATTGACGGAAACAATATTCTAGAAGTGTATACTAAAGTGAGCGCTTTAGCGGAAGACATTCGTGAAAATCCACGTCCTGTTTTACTAGAATTTAAAACCTTTAGAATGCGAGGGCATGAGGAAGCTAGCGGAACAAAATACGTGCCTCAAGACTTATTAGATACTTGGGCGAAGAAGGATCCTTTAGAAAATTATCAAGAATTTTTAAAGAACGAAGGTATTCTTGACGAAGCTTTAGAGGTGAAGTTCAAAGAGGAAATAGTTCATGAAATTAATGAACATTTAGATTTAGCTTATGCGGAAGAAGCAATAATTGCATCTGAAAGTGAAGAGTTAAATGATGTGTATCAAAAAATAGTATATCAAGAAGTTACACCAAATAATGAAACGGAAGAACTGCGTTTAGTTGATGCTATTTCTGAAGGATTAAAACAAAGCATGGAGCGTCATGATGATTTAGTAATCATGGGACAAGACGTTGCAGAATATGGAGGTGTTTTTAAGATCACAGATGGTTTTGTAGCAGCCTTTGGAAAAGATAGAGTCCGTAATACGCCAATTTGTGAATCTGCAATTGTAGAAGCAGCAATGGGACTTTCTATTGCGGGAATTAAAAGTGTGGTAGAAATGCAGTTTGCAGATTTTGTTACTTCCGGATTTAATCCGGTAGTAAACTATTTAGCAAAATCACATTATAGATGGAACCAAAATGCAGATGTTGTGTTACGAATGCCTTGCGGAGCAGGAGTTGCTGCAGGACCTTTTCATAGCCAAACTAACGAAGCTTGGTTTACTAAAACACCAGGTTTAAAAGTAGTTTACCCAGCGTTTCCTTATGATGCCAAAGGACTTTTAGCGTCAGCAATTAACGATCCAAATCCGGTATTGTTCTTTGAGCACAAGGCTTTGTATAGAAGTATTCGTCAAGAAGTACCAACAGATTATTTCACATTACCACTTGGTAAAGCTTCCCTTTTACGAGAAGGAAACGAGGTTACTATAATCTCTTACGGAGCAGCTGTACATTGGGTTTTAAATACTTTAGATAAACATAGCAACATACAAGCAGATGTCATTGATTTACGTTCGTTACAACCTTTAGATACCGAAGCTATTTATGCTTCCGTAAAGAAAACAGGAAGAGCCATTATATTACAAGAAGATTCTCTTTTTGGAGGAATAGCCAGTGATATTTCGGCACTAATTATGGAAAACTGCTTCGAACAATTAGACGCTCCGGTAAAACGAGTTGCTAGTATGGAAACACCAATTCCGTTTATTAATCAATTGGAAGATCAGTATTTATCTCGAGATAAGTTTGAAGGGGAATTACTGAAGTTGTTGGCGTATTAG
- a CDS encoding prolyl oligopeptidase family serine peptidase has product MTTGYWDSHVQYWEPIKGIAKLRELKTDDNLLIMDCNMDNGPFGASGRFERYKKRALTYSFLLDLEGIAE; this is encoded by the coding sequence ATAACTACTGGTTATTGGGATAGTCATGTACAATATTGGGAACCTATAAAAGGAATTGCCAAACTAAGAGAGCTTAAAACAGATGATAATCTATTAATTATGGATTGTAATATGGATAATGGTCCTTTTGGAGCATCAGGAAGATTCGAGCGATACAAAAAACGAGCATTAACCTACAGTTTCTTATTAGATTTAGAAGGAATCGCAGAATAA
- a CDS encoding isopenicillin N synthase family oxygenase produces the protein MDRIPSVNLKDFVSGDAAKKQKFVEEIGKAYEDIGFVALKGHFLDDTLVDNLYGEVKNFFDLPVETKRSYEVPGIGGQRGYISFGKESAKGKKEGDLKEFWHFGQWVENNPELEAEYPKNVEVKEFPAFNTTGKETYRMLEKTAKYVLRALALYLDLEETYFDQYIHNGNSILRPIHYPPIINEPKNAVRAAAHGDINLITLLMGAQGRGLQVQKHDGEWIDAIAEPDELMINVGDMLSRHTNNKLKSTIHRVINPPRELWGTSRYSMPFFMHPISDMKLDVLESCIDENNPKQYEDITAGEFLHERLVDLGLIKK, from the coding sequence ATGGATAGAATACCTAGTGTGAACCTGAAGGACTTTGTTTCGGGCGATGCAGCAAAAAAGCAAAAATTTGTAGAAGAAATTGGTAAGGCTTATGAAGATATAGGTTTTGTTGCGCTTAAAGGGCATTTTTTAGACGATACTTTAGTAGATAATTTATATGGAGAAGTAAAGAATTTCTTTGACCTTCCGGTAGAAACCAAACGTAGTTATGAAGTACCAGGAATTGGTGGACAACGTGGGTATATTTCTTTTGGTAAAGAAAGTGCTAAAGGTAAAAAAGAAGGGGATTTAAAAGAGTTTTGGCATTTCGGACAATGGGTAGAAAACAATCCAGAATTAGAAGCAGAATACCCAAAGAATGTAGAAGTTAAAGAGTTTCCAGCATTTAATACAACCGGTAAGGAAACGTATAGAATGCTTGAAAAAACGGCTAAATATGTTTTACGTGCTTTAGCTTTATATCTAGATCTTGAAGAAACATATTTTGATCAATACATACATAATGGTAATTCTATTTTAAGACCAATACACTATCCTCCTATTATTAATGAACCAAAAAATGCAGTTCGTGCTGCAGCACATGGAGACATTAATTTAATTACGCTTTTAATGGGAGCGCAAGGAAGAGGTTTACAAGTGCAAAAGCATGATGGAGAATGGATTGATGCCATTGCAGAACCAGATGAACTAATGATAAATGTTGGTGACATGCTTTCTCGTCATACCAACAACAAACTAAAATCTACAATACACAGAGTTATAAATCCGCCAAGAGAACTTTGGGGAACTTCTCGTTATTCGATGCCTTTTTTCATGCACCCAATAAGTGATATGAAATTAGATGTATTAGAAAGTTGTATTGATGAAAATAACCCAAAACAATATGAAGATATTACTGCAGGTGAATTTTTACATGAACGTCTTGTGGACTTAGGATTAATTAAAAAATAA
- a CDS encoding translation initiation factor encodes MDLQDQLKNLFPDHVDETPVAVDSKKKDLWLQDDPIICKYEKRKGKPITILEGYTGATEDFKALAKELKTKLSVGGSFKEDKIIIQGDYRDKIMAMLKEKGFNVKRVGG; translated from the coding sequence ATGGATTTACAAGACCAACTTAAAAACTTGTTTCCAGATCATGTGGATGAAACTCCTGTAGCAGTAGATTCTAAGAAAAAAGATCTATGGTTACAAGACGATCCTATTATCTGTAAATACGAAAAACGTAAAGGAAAACCCATTACTATTTTAGAAGGCTATACTGGAGCAACCGAAGATTTTAAAGCCTTAGCAAAAGAACTTAAAACCAAACTTAGTGTTGGCGGAAGTTTTAAAGAGGATAAAATTATTATTCAAGGGGATTACAGAGATAAAATCATGGCAATGCTTAAAGAAAAAGGGTTTAATGTAAAACGAGTTGGAGGTTAA
- a CDS encoding DUF1835 domain-containing protein codes for MNENILHITNGGNLTGYLKDLSYAGDYLTWHEMLCEGPANRLINSDAFIKVRKDFLKECYAIEVDEYQYKKELHKLDDTDKYTEIVLWFEYDLFCHINMLAVLSLLNEKKINKPITLVCSGRIANEDSLKGLSELTPEQLDSHYKNRIKLTEEDKDIAVNIWQIYCGKDHNLLKKYITKKSSFEYLGICLKAHLERFPDSRSGLSTLEHNILSLLDKYEVKSKHHLLGYALNYQGYYGFGDIQLMRIIDNLAIFYVEENDTIKLNRKGHEVLLGHKNYALEINDNMIYGNVNRLDFQFNKKENKLIKTILHGD; via the coding sequence ATGAACGAAAATATCTTACATATTACCAATGGTGGTAATTTAACTGGCTATTTAAAAGACCTTAGTTACGCAGGCGATTATTTAACTTGGCATGAAATGCTATGTGAAGGTCCTGCAAATCGTCTTATTAATTCGGATGCATTTATAAAAGTTAGAAAAGACTTTTTAAAAGAATGTTATGCTATTGAAGTAGACGAATATCAATACAAAAAAGAACTACATAAGCTAGACGATACCGATAAATACACAGAAATTGTATTGTGGTTTGAATACGACTTATTTTGCCACATCAATATGTTAGCTGTTCTTAGTCTATTAAACGAAAAGAAAATAAACAAACCTATCACTTTAGTTTGTAGCGGTAGAATTGCTAATGAGGATAGCCTAAAAGGATTAAGTGAACTTACTCCTGAGCAATTGGATTCTCATTATAAAAATCGAATAAAATTAACCGAAGAAGACAAAGATATAGCTGTAAATATTTGGCAAATTTATTGTGGTAAAGATCATAATCTATTAAAAAAATATATTACTAAAAAGTCCTCTTTTGAATATCTTGGTATTTGCCTAAAAGCACATTTAGAACGTTTTCCTGATTCTAGAAGTGGATTAAGTACTTTAGAACATAATATTTTAAGTCTACTGGATAAATACGAAGTGAAATCGAAACATCACTTGTTAGGTTATGCACTAAACTATCAAGGTTACTATGGTTTTGGCGATATACAGCTTATGCGAATAATAGACAACCTCGCTATATTCTATGTGGAAGAAAACGATACTATTAAATTAAATAGAAAAGGTCACGAAGTACTTTTAGGACATAAAAATTATGCTTTAGAAATAAATGACAACATGATTTATGGAAATGTAAATCGTTTAGATTTTCAATTTAATAAAAAAGAAAATAAACTTATAAAAACAATATTGCATGGCGATTAA
- a CDS encoding sulfur reduction protein DsrE, whose protein sequence is MKNSILFISTIFLLIFGTIQLQAQNFNPQKNNYLVLSKNIKQLQPVLLTANALAKEDGKKYGEFYVIICGKTVHAIADNSDFKILLEKAKPQNVKVFVCGISLNKFNIAPSTMPANLKITPNGILYGFQLTKQGFNTLTI, encoded by the coding sequence ATGAAAAATTCCATCCTATTTATATCCACTATATTTCTTTTAATATTTGGTACTATCCAATTACAAGCACAAAATTTTAATCCTCAAAAAAATAATTATCTAGTACTTTCCAAAAACATAAAACAACTTCAACCGGTTCTGCTAACTGCCAATGCATTAGCAAAAGAAGACGGGAAAAAGTATGGCGAATTTTATGTCATCATTTGCGGCAAAACAGTACATGCTATTGCTGATAATTCCGATTTTAAAATCCTCCTGGAAAAGGCTAAACCCCAAAACGTAAAAGTCTTTGTTTGTGGCATTTCGCTTAACAAGTTTAACATTGCTCCTAGTACCATGCCAGCTAATTTGAAAATAACTCCAAATGGCATACTATACGGTTTCCAATTAACGAAACAAGGGTTTAACACTTTAACTATTTAA
- a CDS encoding uracil-DNA glycosylase translates to MQYNIDSSWKAHLYETFHAPYFKSLMEFVAEEYKAHECFPESDKIFNAFNLCAFEDVKVVIIGQDPYHDVGQANGLCFSVNDGIAIPPSLKNIYKEIESDLGKVVSNTGNLESWAKQGVLLLNATLTVRAHQAGSHQKRGWETFTDSVIKLISDKKENVVFLLWGGFAKKKAKLIDTTRHHILTSGHPSPLSANRGYWFGNKHFSKTNSLLEQDGFQPLIW, encoded by the coding sequence ATGCAATATAACATAGATTCTAGTTGGAAAGCACATTTATATGAAACGTTTCATGCACCTTACTTTAAATCTTTAATGGAATTTGTAGCGGAAGAATACAAAGCGCACGAATGTTTTCCGGAAAGCGATAAAATTTTCAATGCTTTTAACTTATGTGCTTTTGAAGATGTAAAGGTGGTTATTATTGGTCAAGATCCCTATCATGATGTGGGTCAAGCTAATGGTTTATGTTTTAGTGTGAATGATGGTATTGCGATTCCGCCTTCCTTAAAAAACATTTATAAAGAGATAGAAAGTGATTTAGGAAAAGTGGTTTCCAATACTGGGAATTTAGAATCTTGGGCAAAGCAAGGTGTATTGTTACTAAATGCTACATTAACGGTTAGAGCACATCAAGCAGGAAGTCATCAAAAGCGAGGCTGGGAAACTTTTACAGATTCTGTAATTAAATTAATAAGTGATAAGAAAGAGAATGTGGTATTTTTACTTTGGGGAGGTTTTGCAAAAAAGAAAGCCAAACTTATTGATACTACTAGGCATCATATTTTAACTTCTGGTCATCCTTCGCCATTAAGCGCGAATAGAGGGTATTGGTTTGGAAATAAACATTTTAGTAAGACTAACTCCCTGTTGGAGCAAGATGGTTTTCAACCTCTGATTTGGTAG
- a CDS encoding TQO small subunit DoxD, with the protein MKNISIKNDAGLLALALRLVVGWTYFSAFWRRTALANKLDPEVAGYIGEKFNAFLPNALGIKPMIQYLVENPDVLWINMVIFTIIEGVVGLCIMLGLFTRLMSIGVFMLAMGILLGSGWIGTTCLDEWQIGVLGIATGFVLFLTGSGKYSIDNYLMKNNFAITKKKGFAWLGSGILPIKESVFPKIVLIGSLFILGITLMTNQVFHGGLWGTLHNKSVKPKLEISAGEITNNQLSFDVFRTEGVDVYGSWVIRIALLDKQNNTVLEYSQEDLAALKKESISNYYVAKIKPGKHSLIVPLGAKAKLHLENQKLENLPSGTYQLRITDISGVYWEYEVIK; encoded by the coding sequence ATGAAAAACATTAGTATAAAAAACGATGCTGGGCTATTGGCTTTAGCATTGCGATTAGTAGTTGGTTGGACGTATTTTTCAGCCTTTTGGAGAAGAACTGCGCTAGCCAATAAACTCGACCCAGAAGTTGCTGGATATATTGGCGAAAAATTCAATGCGTTTTTACCCAATGCTTTAGGTATTAAACCAATGATTCAATATTTAGTTGAAAATCCAGATGTATTATGGATTAACATGGTGATTTTTACCATTATTGAAGGTGTTGTTGGCCTGTGTATTATGTTGGGTTTATTTACACGACTAATGAGTATTGGTGTATTTATGCTTGCTATGGGAATCCTTTTGGGCTCTGGCTGGATTGGTACCACTTGCCTAGACGAATGGCAAATAGGTGTACTAGGAATCGCTACAGGTTTTGTATTATTTTTAACAGGAAGCGGGAAATACTCTATAGATAACTATCTAATGAAAAATAATTTTGCAATCACCAAAAAGAAAGGCTTTGCTTGGTTAGGTTCTGGTATATTACCAATTAAGGAAAGTGTTTTTCCAAAAATTGTTTTAATCGGATCTCTTTTTATTTTAGGAATAACCTTAATGACAAACCAAGTGTTTCATGGCGGTTTATGGGGAACACTTCATAATAAATCGGTAAAACCAAAACTAGAAATTTCTGCTGGAGAAATCACAAATAACCAATTAAGTTTTGATGTTTTTAGAACGGAAGGCGTTGATGTTTATGGATCTTGGGTTATTCGTATTGCGTTATTAGATAAACAAAACAATACCGTTCTAGAGTATTCGCAAGAAGATTTGGCAGCCTTGAAAAAAGAAAGCATTTCTAACTACTATGTAGCCAAAATAAAACCTGGAAAGCATAGTTTAATAGTTCCTTTGGGTGCAAAAGCGAAGCTGCATTTAGAAAACCAAAAACTGGAAAATCTACCTAGTGGAACCTACCAATTAAGAATCACAGATATTAGTGGTGTTTATTGGGAATATGAAGTTATAAAATAA
- a CDS encoding substrate-binding domain-containing protein — protein sequence MKTVKIGGVPEHFNLAWYLTLKNGEYKDEGINLRWKDYFGGTGQMCTALRDGEIDLAVILTEGIVKDIIDGNPSTIVQTFVASPLIWGIHVAEHSNYKTVEDLKGTKAAISRYGSGSHLMAYINAQNNNWDLDKDLNFEVIKNLDGAVEGLTNEKADYFMWEKFTTKPLVDDGTFRRVANCPSPWPCFVIAVRTEFLENNKEDVQTILNIINNTTKEFKDIPSIDKSIANRYDQKLEDVQEWLSLTEWSQDVMDEKTVANVQEKLFDLDIISEKWEYNKLITKL from the coding sequence ATGAAGACAGTAAAAATTGGTGGTGTCCCAGAGCATTTTAATCTTGCTTGGTATCTTACACTTAAAAATGGAGAATATAAAGACGAAGGAATTAATCTGCGTTGGAAAGATTATTTTGGTGGTACCGGACAAATGTGTACAGCGCTTCGTGATGGAGAAATAGATTTAGCAGTAATACTAACCGAAGGTATTGTTAAAGATATTATTGATGGTAATCCAAGTACCATAGTGCAAACCTTTGTAGCATCTCCTTTAATTTGGGGAATTCACGTTGCAGAGCACTCTAACTATAAAACTGTTGAAGACTTAAAAGGAACAAAAGCGGCCATTAGTAGATATGGTTCTGGATCTCATTTAATGGCATATATTAATGCGCAAAATAATAATTGGGACTTAGATAAAGACCTAAACTTTGAGGTTATTAAAAACCTAGATGGTGCAGTAGAAGGACTTACCAACGAAAAGGCGGACTATTTTATGTGGGAAAAATTTACCACAAAACCCTTAGTAGATGATGGTACCTTTCGTCGTGTTGCTAACTGCCCTTCTCCTTGGCCTTGTTTTGTGATTGCAGTAAGAACAGAATTTTTAGAAAATAATAAAGAAGATGTGCAAACCATTTTGAATATTATTAATAATACTACCAAAGAATTTAAAGATATTCCTTCCATTGATAAATCGATTGCCAATCGGTATGATCAAAAACTAGAAGATGTACAAGAATGGCTAAGCTTAACGGAATGGTCTCAAGATGTTATGGACGAAAAAACAGTCGCTAACGTACAAGAAAAATTATTTGATTTAGATATTATTTCAGAAAAATGGGAATACAATAAATTAATAACAAAACTTTAA
- a CDS encoding biopolymer transporter ExbD, which translates to MRYSKSSPTVNAGSMADIAFLLLIFFLVTTTIASDEGINRKLPRECPPNIDCYKNLNERNVLRILLNANDEILINNALVTLPEIKNITKDFIDNNGETTCLYCNGKQLADASDTPTEAVISLQNDRTTSYALYVKVQDEITKAYYELRSTYGKNKFHKTESELTPREIKEIREAYPFIISEAETK; encoded by the coding sequence ATGAGATACTCAAAATCTTCACCAACAGTAAATGCAGGTTCTATGGCAGACATTGCATTTTTATTATTAATCTTCTTTTTAGTAACCACAACAATTGCTTCCGACGAAGGTATAAACAGAAAATTACCCAGGGAATGTCCGCCAAATATAGATTGTTACAAAAATTTAAATGAACGTAATGTATTGCGAATTCTACTAAATGCAAATGATGAAATCTTAATCAATAATGCATTGGTTACCCTTCCGGAAATAAAAAACATCACTAAAGATTTTATTGATAATAATGGCGAAACTACTTGTTTGTATTGCAATGGTAAACAATTAGCCGATGCATCAGATACACCTACAGAGGCTGTAATTTCCCTTCAAAACGATAGAACCACTAGTTATGCGCTTTATGTAAAAGTGCAAGATGAAATTACTAAAGCATATTATGAATTGCGAAGCACGTACGGTAAAAACAAATTCCATAAAACGGAAAGTGAATTAACGCCGAGAGAAATAAAAGAAATTCGGGAAGCATATCCTTTTATAATTAGTGAAGCGGAAACAAAATAG